The following proteins are encoded in a genomic region of Pikeienuella piscinae:
- a CDS encoding TAXI family TRAP transporter solute-binding subunit — translation MRYTGLIAAALAAVLSAGPVAAEVAALGSTQKGGTSQVGRSLAAAISEASDLQMRPQELANTADYIPLVNAGEMEFGISNIVQLGYAVSGTGMSEGRPNPNLRMVATLMPFRNAYVVRRDSGIETIADLEGKRVPVFAERALGDYVTRGYFANAGLGLDGVEGVAVPNFPRMWAAFAEGSVDVAIVVVGAGNSREYDASFGIRYLSFEDSPEAVARMNEYMPQSYLAEVGPDAKIPGIDEPTNVNVFDYTLFAGKDVSDDMVYAATKALWEKQADLVAQGPVWSGFARERMGKDLGVEYHPGAIRFYKEMGVWAE, via the coding sequence ATGCGTTACACAGGATTGATCGCCGCCGCGCTCGCCGCCGTGCTGTCGGCCGGGCCGGTCGCGGCTGAGGTCGCCGCCCTCGGCTCGACCCAGAAGGGCGGCACCAGCCAGGTCGGCCGCTCGCTCGCCGCCGCGATCTCGGAGGCTTCGGATCTCCAGATGCGGCCGCAGGAGCTGGCCAACACCGCCGACTACATTCCGCTGGTGAACGCCGGCGAGATGGAGTTCGGCATCTCGAACATCGTTCAGCTCGGCTACGCCGTCTCGGGAACCGGCATGTCGGAGGGCCGGCCGAACCCCAATCTGCGGATGGTCGCGACGCTGATGCCGTTCCGGAACGCCTATGTCGTGCGCCGCGACAGCGGCATCGAGACGATCGCCGATCTCGAAGGCAAGCGCGTGCCGGTATTCGCGGAGCGCGCGCTCGGCGATTACGTGACGCGCGGCTATTTCGCCAACGCCGGGCTCGGGCTCGACGGGGTCGAGGGCGTCGCGGTGCCGAACTTCCCGCGGATGTGGGCGGCCTTCGCCGAGGGGTCCGTCGATGTCGCCATCGTCGTCGTCGGGGCCGGCAACAGCCGCGAATACGACGCCAGCTTCGGCATCCGATACCTCTCGTTCGAAGATAGCCCGGAAGCAGTCGCGCGCATGAACGAATACATGCCCCAGAGCTACCTCGCCGAAGTCGGCCCGGACGCGAAAATACCGGGCATCGACGAGCCGACCAACGTGAACGTCTTCGACTATACGCTTTTCGCCGGCAAGGATGTCTCGGACGATATGGTCTACGCGGCGACCAAGGCGCTCTGGGAGAAGCAAGCCGATCTTGTCGCGCAGGGGCCGGTCTGGAGCGGCTTCGCAAGGGAGCGGATGGGCAAGGATCTCGGCGTCGAATATCACCCGGGCGCGATCAGGTTCTACAAGGAGATGGGCGTCTGGGCCGAATGA
- a CDS encoding maleate cis-trans isomerase family protein, with translation MQPDMDDLRVEGVTNHFGRIYVPNMKVGNDEDFVALVEAIGSTLNDAVDRCLTCQPDYLIMGMSALMFWDGRAASEKRMQELSERCGLGVSAGSFACEAALNLTGAKRIAVISPYFPISDRNVTRFFQDCGFEVARFRGLKCASPVAIAEVQPEELRAHVAEMDGDDIDAFVQVGTNLSMVSLCLELEAEYGKPFIAINAATYWHALRAMGVRDQFKGHGPLFERH, from the coding sequence GTGCAGCCGGATATGGACGATCTGCGCGTCGAGGGCGTCACCAATCACTTCGGCCGCATCTACGTGCCGAACATGAAGGTCGGCAATGACGAGGATTTCGTCGCTCTGGTGGAGGCGATCGGCAGCACGCTGAACGACGCCGTCGACCGCTGCCTCACCTGCCAGCCGGATTATCTGATCATGGGCATGTCGGCGCTGATGTTCTGGGACGGGCGCGCGGCCTCCGAAAAACGGATGCAGGAGCTTTCCGAGCGTTGCGGGCTCGGCGTTTCCGCCGGCTCCTTCGCCTGCGAGGCGGCGTTGAACCTGACAGGGGCCAAGCGGATCGCGGTGATCTCGCCGTATTTCCCGATATCCGACCGGAACGTGACCCGGTTCTTCCAGGATTGCGGCTTCGAGGTCGCGCGCTTTCGCGGCCTGAAATGCGCCAGCCCGGTCGCCATCGCCGAGGTTCAGCCGGAGGAGCTTCGCGCCCATGTCGCGGAAATGGATGGCGACGATATCGACGCTTTCGTCCAGGTCGGCACCAATCTCTCGATGGTGTCGCTCTGCCTCGAGCTGGAGGCCGAATACGGCAAGCCCTTCATCGCCATCAACGCCGCGACCTACTGGCATGCGCTGCGGGCGATGGGCGTCAGGGACCAGTTCAAAGGTCACGGACCGCTCTTCGAGAGACACTAA
- a CDS encoding FAD-dependent oxidoreductase, producing the protein MLIAGAGPVGLVAAVSLLEEGVPVTVLEASSDLAVDLRASTFHPPTLDFLSRLGLADGLIERGRKCPYWQFRDRKEGEIATFDLGLLASETDHPYRLQCEQWKLTEAARARLEADPNAALITDIVVENATQNADRVEVTARRTDGAAETFRARYLIGADGARSAVRRATGVAFEGMTIPEIFLSLSTPFRYDLAIDGLADISYISDPEEWLVLLRTPTLWRVLFPTDPGLSDAAILDPDFIERRMQAVLPGAPYEIAHKTAYRVHERVAEKYIHGRIFLAGDAAHLNNPLGGMGMNGGIHDAVNLSARLAEVWRGAPIETLGRYERQRRKVAIETVQAQALRNRAMLNEADPAKRRAFHDDLRATVDDPKRHFAYVMRSSMIQSLRDLEAVA; encoded by the coding sequence GTGCTGATCGCGGGCGCCGGCCCGGTCGGTCTGGTGGCGGCGGTGTCGCTTCTCGAAGAGGGCGTGCCGGTGACGGTGCTGGAGGCGTCGTCCGACCTTGCGGTCGATCTGCGCGCCTCGACGTTTCATCCGCCCACGCTGGACTTTCTCAGCCGTCTCGGCCTGGCCGACGGGCTGATCGAACGCGGCCGCAAATGCCCCTACTGGCAATTCCGCGACCGGAAGGAGGGCGAGATCGCGACATTCGATCTCGGCCTTCTGGCGTCGGAGACCGACCATCCCTACCGGCTCCAGTGCGAGCAGTGGAAGCTGACCGAAGCCGCGCGCGCCCGGCTGGAGGCGGACCCGAACGCGGCGCTGATCACCGATATCGTGGTCGAGAACGCGACGCAGAACGCCGACCGCGTCGAAGTGACCGCGCGGCGGACCGACGGCGCCGCGGAGACATTCCGCGCGCGTTACCTGATCGGCGCCGACGGCGCGCGCTCCGCCGTGCGCCGGGCGACCGGCGTCGCCTTCGAGGGCATGACGATCCCGGAGATATTCCTCTCGCTCTCGACGCCCTTCCGCTACGATCTGGCGATCGACGGCCTTGCGGACATCAGCTACATCTCCGACCCGGAGGAATGGCTGGTGCTGCTGCGCACGCCGACGCTCTGGCGGGTGCTCTTCCCCACCGATCCCGGCCTGAGCGACGCGGCGATCCTAGATCCGGATTTCATCGAGCGGCGGATGCAGGCGGTCCTGCCGGGGGCGCCCTACGAAATCGCGCACAAGACCGCCTATCGCGTGCATGAGCGGGTGGCGGAGAAATACATCCACGGCCGGATCTTTCTCGCCGGGGACGCCGCCCATCTCAACAACCCGCTGGGCGGCATGGGGATGAACGGCGGCATCCATGACGCGGTGAATCTTTCCGCGCGGCTGGCCGAAGTCTGGCGCGGCGCGCCGATCGAGACGCTCGGGCGCTATGAGCGCCAGCGCCGCAAGGTGGCGATCGAGACGGTGCAGGCGCAGGCGCTCAGAAACCGCGCCATGCTGAATGAGGCCGATCCGGCGAAGCGCCGCGCCTTCCATGACGATCTTCGCGCGACCGTGGACGACCCGAAGCGTCATTTCGCCTACGTCATGCGCTCCTCGATGATCCAGTCGCTCCGCGATCTGGAGGCCGTGGCCTGA
- a CDS encoding SDR family NAD(P)-dependent oxidoreductase: MNDASLNGRAVLVTGGTRGLGRVMARALAGAGARVAITGVSDSARLRRAAGELSAAGAGDSLAIAADAADPDQAAMAVERTNAAFGRIDVLVNNAGLGMRLVSERFNLEPAKFWTAPPASWARIVGANVNGPFFTARAAAPLMIAQGFGKIVNISTSAQTMVRTGYSPYGPSKAFLEAASRAWAADLAGAGVDVNVLLPGGATDTDLLPPSPKKRGADGNLLDPRIMRAPILWLASDASNGVTGGRFIARLWPDAPPYPGAARDAAPADEAAPPRIM; this comes from the coding sequence ATGAACGACGCTTCCCTCAACGGCCGGGCCGTTCTGGTCACCGGCGGAACCCGCGGCCTCGGGCGCGTGATGGCCCGCGCGCTGGCGGGGGCCGGCGCGCGCGTCGCGATCACCGGCGTTTCGGACTCCGCCCGGCTTCGCCGCGCTGCGGGCGAACTCTCTGCGGCGGGCGCCGGCGACAGTCTGGCCATCGCGGCCGACGCCGCGGACCCCGATCAGGCCGCGATGGCGGTGGAGCGGACGAACGCCGCCTTCGGCCGAATCGACGTACTGGTGAATAACGCCGGGCTTGGAATGCGGCTGGTTTCGGAGAGGTTCAACCTTGAACCGGCGAAGTTCTGGACCGCGCCGCCCGCGTCCTGGGCGCGGATCGTCGGCGCGAATGTCAACGGCCCGTTCTTCACCGCTCGCGCGGCGGCGCCGCTGATGATCGCTCAGGGCTTCGGCAAGATCGTCAATATCTCGACCTCGGCGCAGACGATGGTGCGGACCGGCTATTCGCCCTACGGGCCCAGCAAGGCGTTCCTCGAAGCGGCGAGCCGCGCCTGGGCGGCCGACCTCGCGGGCGCCGGCGTCGACGTCAATGTCCTGCTGCCCGGCGGCGCGACCGACACTGACCTGTTGCCGCCTTCGCCGAAAAAGCGCGGCGCGGACGGCAACCTACTGGATCCGCGGATCATGCGGGCGCCGATCCTCTGGCTCGCCTCTGACGCCTCGAACGGCGTCACCGGCGGGCGCTTCATCGCGCGGCTCTGGCCCGACGCGCCGCCCTATCCCGGCGCGGCGCGAGACGCCGCGCCAGCCGATGAAGCCGCGCCGCCGCGGATCATGTAG
- a CDS encoding isochorismatase family protein → MNETLEENYARAGYHARQRWGARPAVVLVDFARAYFEESSPLFGGEGCRAALGHAIQLAAAARAAGAPVIFTEVKYQPGGADGGAFYAKVPALAYLEAGKDTQRLVEGLSVGPGDLMITKQYPSAFFGTSLAATLQFMKVDTLIIGGLTTSGCVRATCIDSISSGFVTLIAKEACGDREPGPHEANLFDMSAKYADLVTTGEASAYMETCAAT, encoded by the coding sequence ATGAACGAGACCCTGGAAGAGAATTACGCGCGGGCCGGATATCACGCGCGTCAGCGCTGGGGCGCCCGTCCGGCGGTGGTCCTGGTCGATTTCGCGCGCGCCTATTTCGAGGAGAGTTCGCCGCTTTTCGGCGGCGAGGGATGCCGCGCGGCGCTCGGCCATGCGATTCAGCTGGCCGCCGCCGCCCGCGCGGCCGGCGCGCCGGTCATTTTCACCGAGGTGAAATACCAGCCCGGCGGCGCGGATGGCGGCGCGTTCTACGCGAAGGTGCCGGCGCTCGCCTATCTCGAAGCCGGGAAAGACACGCAAAGGCTGGTCGAAGGGCTGAGCGTCGGGCCGGGCGACCTGATGATCACCAAGCAATACCCAAGCGCGTTTTTCGGCACGTCGCTCGCCGCGACGCTCCAGTTCATGAAGGTCGACACCCTCATCATCGGCGGCCTCACCACCTCCGGCTGCGTCCGCGCGACCTGTATCGACAGCATCTCGTCCGGTTTCGTGACCCTGATCGCGAAAGAGGCGTGCGGCGACCGCGAACCCGGCCCGCATGAGGCCAATCTCTTCGACATGAGCGCGAAATACGCCGATCTCGTCACCACCGGAGAGGCGAGCGCTTATATGGAGACGTGCGCCGCTACATGA
- a CDS encoding TRAP transporter large permease, with product MISAPVVGLLGIVALLGLIAIRVPVAIAMGVVGIVGGVILNGWFSLGFVLGSQPFTTTSGYALSVIPLFVMMGAFASRAGLSSALYSSLHSLIGHWRGGLASATIGACAIFGSVCGSSLATAATMSRVAMPEMTRIGYDRRLTSGALAAGGTLGILIPPSIIMVIYALLTEQSIGRMFLAGLIPGILAAVLYILTTWLIVRLKPVRAPDVPRASGREMARAVREMWPVLGLFGVVMGGIYLGFFSPTEAAGVGAFGAVALAGFRGALTKAIFREALIETAGTTGMLFMILIGTSVLQYFIETSGLPRILVDWIETLGLPPIGVIILIVAIYIVLGCFLDSLSMMLITLPIVFPLVTSLGYDPIWFGVLVVSVVEIGLITPPLGMNLFVIAASSDDLKFETVASGVLPYLAADLVRVALLISIPALSLALPALLM from the coding sequence ATGATATCCGCGCCCGTCGTCGGGCTTCTCGGCATCGTCGCGCTGCTCGGGCTGATCGCGATCCGCGTGCCGGTCGCCATCGCCATGGGCGTCGTCGGTATCGTCGGCGGCGTCATCCTCAACGGCTGGTTCAGCCTCGGCTTCGTCCTCGGCTCACAGCCCTTCACCACGACTTCGGGCTACGCGCTCTCGGTGATCCCGCTTTTCGTGATGATGGGGGCCTTCGCCTCGCGCGCGGGCCTCTCCTCGGCGCTCTATTCTTCGCTCCATTCTCTGATCGGGCACTGGCGCGGCGGCCTCGCCTCGGCGACCATCGGCGCTTGCGCGATCTTCGGTTCGGTCTGCGGCTCCAGCCTCGCGACGGCGGCGACCATGTCGCGCGTGGCGATGCCGGAAATGACGCGGATCGGCTATGACCGGCGGCTGACCTCAGGCGCGCTCGCCGCCGGCGGCACGCTCGGCATCCTCATTCCGCCGTCGATCATCATGGTGATCTACGCCCTGCTGACCGAGCAATCCATCGGCCGGATGTTCCTCGCCGGGCTGATTCCGGGAATCCTCGCCGCCGTCCTCTATATCCTGACGACCTGGCTGATCGTCCGGCTGAAACCGGTGCGCGCGCCGGATGTGCCGCGCGCCTCCGGGCGCGAGATGGCGCGCGCCGTCCGCGAGATGTGGCCGGTGCTCGGCCTGTTCGGCGTCGTCATGGGCGGCATCTATCTCGGCTTCTTCTCGCCGACCGAAGCCGCCGGCGTCGGCGCCTTCGGCGCCGTTGCGCTCGCCGGTTTTCGCGGCGCCCTCACGAAGGCCATCTTCCGCGAGGCGCTGATCGAGACAGCGGGCACGACCGGCATGCTCTTCATGATCCTGATCGGCACGTCGGTGCTCCAGTATTTCATCGAGACATCCGGCCTGCCGCGGATTCTCGTCGACTGGATCGAAACCCTCGGCCTGCCGCCGATCGGCGTGATCATCCTGATCGTCGCGATCTACATCGTGCTCGGCTGTTTCCTCGACAGCCTGTCGATGATGCTCATCACGCTGCCGATCGTCTTTCCGCTCGTCACCTCGCTCGGCTATGACCCGATCTGGTTCGGCGTTCTGGTCGTCTCCGTGGTGGAGATCGGGCTTATCACCCCGCCGCTCGGCATGAATCTATTCGTGATCGCCGCGAGTTCGGACGATCTGAAGTTCGAGACGGTCGCGAGCGGCGTCCTGCCCTATCTCGCCGCCGACCTCGTGCGGGTCGCGCTGTTGATCTCCATCCCCGCCCTTTCGCTCGCCCTGCCGGCGCTGCTCATGTAA
- a CDS encoding TRAP transporter small permease: protein MKQFTTGLALLGTMAFLVAVVLTVADIVLRTFSGNTVHGLTDIVTLCTMFGALLAIPFGFTHGEHVSIDVFTLRMSAATQRRLGVFAAVLGFLFLAGAAWFGAMQMLTEYGYGDRSQSIGIPMVLYWIPLVAGLAIAALVNLWLIGRALAGEPGDGE, encoded by the coding sequence ATGAAGCAATTCACGACCGGCCTCGCGCTGCTTGGCACGATGGCGTTCCTGGTCGCCGTCGTGCTGACGGTGGCCGACATCGTGCTGCGCACGTTCAGCGGCAACACCGTCCACGGGCTGACCGACATCGTGACCCTCTGCACCATGTTCGGCGCTTTGCTCGCGATTCCGTTCGGCTTCACGCATGGCGAACACGTCTCGATCGACGTCTTCACCTTGCGGATGTCGGCGGCGACGCAGCGCCGTCTCGGCGTATTCGCGGCGGTGCTGGGCTTTCTCTTTCTCGCCGGCGCGGCATGGTTCGGGGCGATGCAGATGCTGACCGAATACGGCTATGGCGATCGCAGCCAGTCGATCGGCATCCCGATGGTGCTCTACTGGATCCCGCTGGTCGCCGGCCTCGCCATCGCCGCGCTTGTCAATCTCTGGCTGATCGGGCGCGCCCTCGCCGGCGAGCCCGGAGACGGCGAATGA
- a CDS encoding TRAP transporter substrate-binding protein, producing the protein MNKLTGIAGAVAVAAAWGAAGAAGAAEFDLKMSSMFPSTHFVQKLALEPWAEEIAEKSDGRIEITFYSAGSALGDATKQFDQVRAGVVDFAVGIPAIPRGRHPRSVLIELPFTVPDSEVGTCAITAMADELQPDFPDTHILSLTVTQPSGAHTKTKVDSLDGLKGMRIRTPTPAITAMLEEIGATPVGMPPTEIYESVERGVIDGNIMPWGPVGAFKLWEVLHYHIDAGINPVAMYTLMNQRRYDSLPDDLKKVVDDASAKVFSNWGRWWKETDQEAIDAAKANGNEIIPMSDEERETWRERLQPVIDNYLAENADMPAEDAHALYAKMLEAVETCQ; encoded by the coding sequence ATGAACAAGCTTACTGGTATCGCCGGCGCGGTCGCCGTCGCGGCCGCCTGGGGGGCCGCGGGCGCGGCCGGGGCGGCGGAATTCGACCTGAAGATGTCGTCGATGTTCCCATCGACCCATTTCGTGCAGAAGCTCGCGCTTGAACCATGGGCGGAGGAGATCGCCGAGAAATCCGACGGGCGGATCGAGATCACCTTCTATTCAGCCGGCTCCGCGCTCGGCGACGCCACCAAGCAGTTCGACCAGGTTCGCGCCGGCGTCGTCGACTTCGCGGTCGGCATCCCGGCGATCCCGCGCGGGCGCCATCCGCGCTCCGTCCTGATCGAATTGCCGTTCACCGTGCCGGATTCGGAAGTCGGAACCTGCGCGATAACGGCGATGGCGGACGAACTGCAACCTGACTTCCCTGACACGCATATCCTCTCGCTCACGGTGACGCAGCCGAGCGGCGCGCACACCAAGACCAAGGTGGACTCGCTCGACGGGCTGAAGGGTATGCGGATCCGCACGCCCACCCCGGCGATCACCGCCATGCTGGAGGAAATCGGCGCGACCCCGGTCGGCATGCCGCCGACGGAGATCTACGAGAGCGTGGAGCGCGGCGTGATCGACGGCAACATCATGCCCTGGGGTCCGGTCGGCGCCTTCAAGCTCTGGGAGGTGCTGCACTATCATATCGACGCCGGCATCAACCCGGTCGCGATGTACACGCTGATGAACCAGCGGCGCTACGACTCGCTTCCCGACGACCTGAAGAAAGTGGTCGATGACGCGAGCGCCAAGGTCTTCTCGAACTGGGGGCGCTGGTGGAAGGAAACCGACCAGGAAGCCATCGACGCGGCGAAGGCGAACGGCAACGAGATCATTCCGATGTCGGACGAGGAGCGCGAGACCTGGCGGGAGCGGTTGCAGCCGGTGATCGACAACTACCTCGCCGAGAACGCGGACATGCCGGCGGAGGACGCGCACGCGCTCTACGCCAAGATGCTCGAGGCGGTGGAAACCTGCCAGTGA
- a CDS encoding phenylacetate--CoA ligase family protein, translating into MSAAGEVAAGGVFRADGDDALYRAQIEYLFAHSAFYRDLLTKSGFSDARSVGGIDGIAELPLSEKDDLRKTRTPERPVGAHLAAPMTDVVRVFSTSGTTGAPSYIPLTQSDLDNWIEISSRSYGATGVKKGDRIVSTYNAGPFAAGAALEAFAKLGLCHIPVGSGNTERLMAAVELLKPDTLALTPSYALHLAEWAAARGIDTKGSSVRRLLVAGEPGGGEPALRAQIEAAWGAKMTEAMGIGDISVSLWGECEAQTGMHFSGGGIVHFELIDPQTLAPVPLEDGAEGELVYTHLRHRAAPLLRFRSRDHVRVSVGDCPCGRSAPRVRCIGRTDDMLIVRGVNLFPSALREVVGLFAPKVTGVLAVKPRAKGPRQAPPLPVTVEVAEGVEITSGLAEEIRKRVRDTLVVTTEITLAPAGTLPRSDYKSKLVDWSDAE; encoded by the coding sequence ATGAGCGCGGCCGGGGAAGTGGCCGCGGGCGGCGTGTTCCGCGCCGATGGCGACGACGCGCTCTATCGCGCCCAGATCGAATATCTCTTCGCGCATTCCGCCTTCTATCGCGACCTTCTGACGAAGTCGGGCTTTTCGGACGCCAGGAGCGTCGGCGGGATCGACGGGATCGCGGAGCTTCCGCTCTCCGAAAAGGACGACCTCCGCAAGACGCGGACGCCCGAGCGCCCGGTCGGCGCGCATCTCGCCGCGCCCATGACGGACGTGGTGCGCGTGTTCTCCACTTCGGGGACGACGGGCGCGCCGAGCTACATTCCGCTCACGCAGTCCGACCTCGACAACTGGATCGAGATATCCTCGCGCTCCTATGGCGCGACCGGGGTGAAGAAGGGCGACCGCATCGTCTCGACCTACAACGCCGGCCCGTTCGCCGCCGGCGCGGCGCTCGAAGCGTTCGCGAAGCTCGGCCTTTGCCACATCCCGGTCGGCTCCGGGAACACCGAGCGGCTGATGGCGGCGGTTGAGCTTCTGAAACCGGATACTCTGGCGCTGACGCCCTCCTACGCGCTCCATCTCGCGGAATGGGCCGCGGCGCGCGGGATCGACACGAAGGGATCATCCGTGCGCCGGCTTCTGGTCGCAGGCGAGCCCGGCGGCGGCGAGCCCGCGCTCCGCGCGCAGATCGAGGCGGCATGGGGCGCGAAGATGACCGAAGCGATGGGCATCGGCGACATTTCGGTGTCGCTCTGGGGTGAATGCGAGGCGCAGACCGGGATGCATTTCTCCGGCGGCGGCATCGTCCATTTCGAGCTGATCGACCCGCAGACGCTCGCTCCCGTTCCGCTGGAGGACGGCGCCGAAGGCGAACTCGTCTACACGCATCTGCGCCACCGCGCCGCACCGCTGCTGCGCTTCCGGAGCCGGGACCATGTGCGGGTCTCCGTCGGAGATTGCCCATGCGGGCGGAGCGCGCCGCGCGTCCGCTGCATCGGCCGGACCGACGACATGCTGATCGTCCGCGGCGTGAACCTCTTCCCCTCCGCGCTGCGGGAGGTGGTCGGGCTCTTCGCGCCAAAGGTGACGGGCGTGCTCGCGGTGAAACCCAGGGCGAAAGGCCCGAGACAGGCGCCGCCGCTGCCGGTCACGGTCGAGGTCGCGGAAGGCGTGGAGATCACGTCGGGCCTCGCGGAGGAGATCAGGAAACGCGTCCGCGACACGCTCGTGGTGACCACGGAAATCACCCTCGCGCCGGCGGGTACGCTGCCGCGCTCCGACTACAAGTCGAAACTGGTGGACTGGTCCGACGCCGAATGA
- a CDS encoding citryl-CoA lyase, translating into MMIGKTGETVTAISTADAASLTVRGRDLCSDLMGRVGFTEYFYLLVTGHEPTEEQRYFLDLLLVSIAEHGLVPTNQAARMTLAADPSSIQGAVAAGILGCGTVVLGTAQSCGDLLTSARNRAAADGGDTVAALKAELEAIRAARGPAPGFGHPLHKPIDPRAQRILSLAEAKGVKGGHVALARAAERLVPEIWGRPLPMNVSMAIAAVLLDLGFPSAMLKAIPILARTASLLAHIAEEQEKPIGFFMAGVAEEAISYKPETGE; encoded by the coding sequence ATGATGATCGGAAAAACCGGCGAAACGGTCACCGCCATCAGCACCGCGGACGCCGCGAGCCTGACTGTTCGCGGGCGCGATCTCTGCTCGGATCTGATGGGCAGGGTGGGGTTCACCGAATATTTCTACCTGCTCGTCACCGGTCACGAGCCGACCGAAGAGCAGCGCTACTTTCTCGATCTTCTGCTCGTCTCCATCGCGGAACACGGACTGGTGCCGACGAACCAGGCGGCGCGTATGACGCTCGCGGCCGACCCCTCTTCGATCCAGGGGGCCGTCGCCGCCGGCATTCTCGGGTGCGGCACGGTCGTCCTCGGCACGGCGCAGTCCTGCGGCGACCTTCTGACTTCCGCGCGGAACCGCGCAGCCGCTGACGGCGGCGACACGGTGGCGGCGCTGAAAGCCGAGCTGGAGGCGATCAGGGCGGCGCGCGGCCCCGCCCCCGGCTTCGGCCATCCGCTGCACAAGCCGATCGACCCCCGCGCGCAGCGAATTCTGTCGCTGGCGGAGGCGAAGGGGGTGAAGGGCGGCCACGTCGCGCTCGCGCGCGCCGCGGAGCGGCTGGTTCCGGAAATCTGGGGCCGACCGTTGCCGATGAACGTCTCGATGGCGATCGCCGCCGTGCTCCTCGACCTCGGCTTTCCATCGGCGATGCTGAAGGCGATCCCGATCCTAGCGCGCACGGCCAGCCTACTCGCCCATATCGCCGAGGAGCAGGAGAAGCCGATCGGATTTTTCATGGCCGGCGTCGCGGAAGAGGCGATCAGCTACAAACCCGAGACCGGCGAATGA
- a CDS encoding GntR family transcriptional regulator, which yields MEYLREGVFRGRYAPGQRLVEADLTAELGVSRSLLREAFHRLAAEGTIELVPNRGALVRRMSLTDATELFDIRMELEALAARRAARNAADRSVRRTFLADTAFIYDDMARLSASAYIMENQRFHGAMFVAADNRQLIELNMRLQLSLIMAQISSAITPDVIATSLAEHRAIAEAIAAVDEEAADAAIRAHLARAKDMIVAMPAEAFRRDPNELASLPRAEATRKPEA from the coding sequence GTGGAATATCTGCGCGAGGGCGTGTTTCGCGGGCGTTACGCCCCCGGACAGCGATTGGTGGAGGCGGATCTGACGGCCGAGCTTGGCGTCAGTCGCAGTCTGCTCCGCGAAGCGTTCCATCGTCTCGCCGCGGAGGGGACGATCGAACTCGTGCCGAACCGCGGCGCGCTGGTGCGGCGGATGTCGCTGACCGACGCCACCGAGCTTTTCGATATCCGCATGGAGCTGGAGGCGCTGGCGGCGCGGCGCGCCGCGCGGAACGCCGCCGACAGGTCTGTGCGCCGCACTTTTCTGGCTGACACCGCGTTCATATACGATGACATGGCGCGCCTGTCCGCTTCCGCCTACATCATGGAGAATCAGCGCTTTCATGGCGCGATGTTTGTCGCCGCGGACAATCGGCAGCTGATCGAACTCAACATGCGATTGCAGCTTTCGCTGATCATGGCGCAGATCAGCAGCGCGATCACGCCGGACGTGATCGCGACGTCGCTCGCCGAGCACCGCGCGATCGCCGAGGCGATCGCGGCGGTCGACGAGGAGGCCGCCGATGCGGCGATCCGCGCCCACCTTGCGCGGGCGAAGGACATGATCGTTGCGATGCCTGCCGAAGCCTTCAGGCGCGATCCAAACGAACTCGCGTCGCTCCCCCGCGCGGAGGCGACAAGGAAGCCGGAGGCCTGA
- a CDS encoding alpha/beta hydrolase family protein has product MATEPLVASSPDRGAGALRRRLRGPASARRIAVLLHGRDGSADSDHMRLLADAYIGRGWSVLAPDLAHSRATPGSGDPERFSMTGHVRDARAAIGWVQARGPERLALAGHSIGAYAAAELAEEAQVDHLIAVSPVLSGAALLAARRAMGPDAVAALAREAPEMRREMEALDAAPALARCLAPVAVMTGARDALTPPCDALAWFRAARVPRFFSVLPGESHCPTGPVYRRAIEAALDALEA; this is encoded by the coding sequence ATGGCGACCGAACCTCTGGTCGCGTCTTCACCCGATCGTGGCGCCGGGGCGCTCCGGCGTCGGCTGCGCGGGCCCGCATCGGCGCGACGCATCGCTGTCCTTCTGCATGGCCGGGACGGGTCCGCCGACTCGGACCATATGCGGTTGCTCGCGGACGCCTATATCGGGAGAGGGTGGAGCGTTCTGGCGCCCGATCTCGCGCATTCGCGCGCGACGCCGGGCTCGGGCGATCCGGAGCGCTTCTCGATGACAGGGCACGTTCGCGACGCCCGCGCCGCGATCGGGTGGGTGCAAGCGCGGGGTCCCGAGCGCCTCGCACTCGCCGGGCATAGCATCGGCGCCTACGCCGCCGCGGAGCTGGCGGAGGAGGCGCAGGTCGATCATCTCATCGCTGTCTCGCCGGTGCTCTCCGGCGCAGCCTTGCTCGCTGCGCGGCGGGCGATGGGGCCGGATGCCGTTGCGGCGCTGGCGCGCGAGGCGCCGGAGATGCGCCGGGAGATGGAGGCGCTCGACGCGGCGCCGGCGCTGGCGCGCTGCTTGGCGCCCGTGGCGGTGATGACAGGGGCGCGGGATGCGCTGACGCCGCCGTGCGACGCGCTGGCCTGGTTTCGCGCGGCCCGCGTTCCGCGGTTCTTTTCCGTCCTGCCGGGCGAGTCGCATTGCCCGACCGGCCCCGTCTATCGCCGCGCCATCGAGGCCGCGCTCGACGCGCTCGAAGCCTGA